cttctactTGATGGATTTTTTTGGATGGaattagaggcggggagcaaaatgacgataagttggaaaaatcagggaggaaaatgactatttttaaactattggggcaaaaccgttaaaatgaccaaatcatagggagcaaaatggaagttaactctattatttatttgaattaattattacttttatatttatcaatttacttcaaattcagtttgtttagtttggtatcaaatagattttacgaaacttaaaataaaattaactaatattatatatcatttatacatttacggagttttaaataaaggttaaatttattgagacttcgttaacaaattttgcaacaacagaataatctattttatcacgaaaaccaaactttgtgttaatatattaaatatttttattttcattatacaaaattacatttactcgacccatgtaatacatgaggttttttaagatataacttttttattatttgatgtataaaattagatttattcaattcgtacaatacacggggtttttttaaggatatatataatttttttttattatttagtacagaaaattacttttaatcaaaccgtgtaatacacatattttaaaaaatgttttttttttgttatttggtatataaaattacatttattcaacctgtgcaataaatgatgtttttaaagatacattattttattatttaatatataaaatttatttatttaacccgtgtattacacggagttataacctagtaataatAATGAATATATCCTCCGGTGGGTTATTTAACCTCATATGCATTATCACTTTTCTCGCCCCTTTATTATTTCACTTCACACACCTCTTTTCTCATCCAATCCATCCATTGATCCCTCTCCAACAGCCTTTTCTCAGGTAATTCCAGATCCAGATCTTTAATTTCTCTTTTCTCTCAGCAGATCTCACCATTTTGTAAGTTAGATCATCACCTTATTTGCTAATTGCATCATAATTCTCTGTCTTTTATGCATCTGTATGATTTTCTAGCCTTATTAACGGAACTGTTGGTGGAATTAGGGATTTAGTTCATGTATTTTGTTATCCGATCTGATTATGTATTGATTATATATGAATAAACTTCCGTTTTACGGATGCATCGTGTTATAGATTCCGTTTGTGATGTGATTGTTAGTTGATTTATCGATCATGACATTATTTGAATGAGGATCTACTATTTTGAACCTTTTTGTTTTAGAAAAAAGGTTATGTAGTAGATCTTATCACAACCTTAATTGATGACTTCTGTTGATAATAAGTTATGGTTTTACGGATGCATCGTGTTATAGATTCCGTTTGAACTATGTTTTTGATCTTGAAGTGTTGATTAAGTGGTGTTGTACTTGTTGTTTATAGGGATCCTCAGTAGCAAGAGGATGGGGCTAACATTCACCAAACTCTTTAGCCGGCTCTTTGCCAAGAAAGAGATGCGTATATTGATGGTGGGTCTCGATGCAGCTGGTAAGACAACCATTTTGTACAAGCTCAAGCTCGGTGAGATTGTGACCACGATCCCTACCATAGGTAATTGGTTCTGTAACGGACTAACAGTCTCAGTTTGTTTTGGTTAGCATATTAGCTACAAATGGTCATTTGAGTTACAAATATGCAGTGGTTAGTTACTCATTAACTTGGTATGATATCACCTATAAGTTAAGTTAGACGTTTTATAGCTAATGAGGTTATTCTTTGCAGGTTTTAACGTGGAGACTGTTGAGTACAAGAACATTAGCTTCACCGTGTGGGATGTTGGGGGTCAGGACAAGGTATATAATTTAAGACTTTTGAATATTTAATGCTGCAAACCCATATTTGTTTTGGGTTGGATGTTATAAAATTTCTTGTATTCGTTACTGCTGAAGTACATATGTGTATGCTAATGTGTTTTATATGTAGATCCGTCcactatggaggcattacttcCAGAACACCCAAGGTCTTATCTTTGTGGTTGATAGCAACGACAGGGACCGAGTTGTTGAGGCAAGAGATGAATTGCACAGGATGTTGAACGAGGTAAGTTTGTATCTTTCAAAGTTTACTCTATTATTGCCTTTCATCAATGACATAGATGAAGTAAAACCTTGACTTTATTCGTTTTCATAATTGATATTGCTGTGTTTTTTTATGATTACTTGAATGATATATATACTTATCTATGCCAGGATGAGTTAAGAGATGCAGTTCTCCTTGTATTTGCTAACAAACAAGATCTTCCGAATGCAATGAATGCTGCTGAAATCACTGACAAGCTCGGTCTCCACTCTCTTCGACAGCGTCACTGGTAAATTTTTATCCATATGGAACAATGCCATTTTTATTTCCGTTATTTCAATTGAGTTATATCTAGGGGTGTCAATCGTGTCGGGTTGCGGGTGAAATGTgaacccaaacccgacccatattATTATCTGTGTCAaagatttcaaccctaacccgCACACACATGAATAAGTCAATACATGTTGACGAGTTATAAGCGTGTTGTTGGGTTGTAAGCGGGTcattgataacatgtttaatggTGAGTATGAGTGTGACAAGTAACTAATATGGTGTGTCAAAGACATTGCTAGTTAACCATGTAAATGGAAAgcagaaaaaaaacaaaaatataaacgGTTTTTTTTAAATACTTAAACGGGCTAATGGGTCAACCCATTTTTTGTACGAGTCAACCCGAACCTGACCTGCTTTTAATACGGGCCAACCGAACCTCTCGTTTTTAAACTGGTCATGTTAATCGACCCaaacctgttttttttttctcgtgCCAGGTTCGGGTCCAGGTCGTGTCAAGAGTTGCCTCCCCTAGTTATATCATAATCACATCATGTTCTGTAACTAACTAACCATTGTACTTGGTCATTATAATACTAGAAAACTAATTGAAGGTGTGTTTGGTTTGGGAATGATGAAATTGGACTAGTTATCATAGAGGGTGTTTGTCAATTCAACTACACTATCAAAACCCAAACCCGTTGTAACTCATATTGATCTACTAACCAAGCGCAAGCTCAATATACTAAACAAACTCAACGATGCAGGTACATCCAGAGCACCTGTGCAACATCTGGAGAGGGACTTTACGAGGGACTGGATTGGCTTTCCAACAACATAGCTAACAAGGCAAGTAACCGTTAGACCTTAAAAAATGTTTGTTGGTTCAATTATTTTGCGAGTGTGTTAATTGTATGGCATTTTGTTACAGGCATGATTGGTTATGAGGGTGGATGTTTGGCGGTTTCTGTTACTGGTTTGTTTGAAAAAAGATATTTTGGATTTTATATACCATTGTTTGGATTGCAAGTATGTGTTAGGTAGGTGGTTATTATTTCTCAAGTTGTAAGAGGTTAAGTTTTTGTGGTTGTTAGAAGTTAATGTAGTTTGCTTTGCATTTATATTTGGTAAAACATTTTTATTGTATCGGTTTCTTCAATTTACAAGTTTCTTGATTCGGTTGTTGATGACTTGCTTAACCCGTGGTATCAATCAAGAGTGTATCTATCACATGTGTATGTTACACACAAGAATCTAAAATCGGACTATGATGAGCTCGGATGCTCCATATGTGTTGGTGAATGCGTGTTATAAGAAAATGAATATTGGATAATAACTTGGGTTATTTACATTGATGTTTGTATACTTTTATCTTATGAATACTTCCAATAATGATGCTTTTCAAGTAATTTGCTTAATGTAGCCATTTTCTTTTTCATACCATCTAAAAATTTGGATAATtcttattagagtaaattacaagttttgtcctttatgtttatccCATATTGCAGGCGGTGTCTTTTAAAACAAGAACATCCGCTTTGTTTCCACTTTGTTTTTTAAATacctacaagtttgtcttttgcTGAACCAACTGGTCCGAACCAAAACTGCCCCACCGTTGCACTGTCCGGTCATTGTCTCGATATTTCGGTCACCCCCATTGCACACCCCTAGTTCTGCTGCTAATCGTTAATTAGAAGTGAACTCAGTGTCTTGTCATTAGAGATTTGAATGGAGTTTAAAGCCATCTCGGTGTCTGACTTGGTCGTTGCAAATCCCTTAATCAACCAACTCATATCATTAGCTCAGTTGGTTATGCATGTTACTTCTCGGAAGCCCCTAATGTGATAATAATTCCCTAAACACGATCAGCCAACCAATTGTAGAAGAATGTTCTATATTGGTAATACAACTTCTATGATGAAGTAAAGCCATCATACGTCATGTCATAATTCATGatctttttctaattttttattactcttttttttaacggccaatgAATAAAAGTCAGGCTACTCAGGGTAACCCAATAGCTAAAGGTGATCTCATAAGCCCGCTACCGCAGACAACACTGGGTAGCCTAAACCCACCATCTCCAATTCAGAGGAAAACCTGCCACCCGAAGACCCACTGCGGTAAAATCCGGTTGAGATCGGATTTAAACTTGTgattagacctggcaaacgggtcgggttgggtcgggtcgggtcatgggtcaaaacgggttcgggtcaaaacgggttcgggtcgaaacgggtcaattaaaaaaagggttgttttggttcgggtcaaaacggattcgggtcggaacgggttcgggttgaaacgggtttgggtcggaacgggttcgggtcagaacgggtttcgggtcgggtcggttaaaaaaatgttatttttttacAACACAACAATTATGTTTTGCATTTATTCAAGTGCAAAATACCAAATGTTACAGTCATCTGATAGTTCTCGTTTTACAATTACAATACCAAGTTTTGCATTTATTATTACATATGATTCTTTATAGATACAGACATATGTCTTAAGTGTGTTTGTTTCTGTATTATGAATTGAGAGAAGGTGAAAACGAAAGCGTACAGTTGCATTGCATcctgtgtgtgtatgtatgtatatgcaAAACATAAttgttcgggtcgaaacggttcaattCGAAactactggtcgaaacggtacgggtcgaaacgattcgcgtcgaaacggtacgctcGAAACGCTTCACGTCGAAACAGTACACGTCGAAACGGTacacgtcgaaacggtacgcgtcgaaacggttcgcgtcgaaacggttcaattcgaaacggtactggtcgaaacgatTCGCGTCGAAGCGGTACGCTCGAAAcgcttcgcgtcgaaacggtacacgtcgaaacggttcgattcgaaacggtacgggtcgaaacggtactggtcgaaatggtacgggtcgaaacggttcgcgtcgaaacggttcgcgacGAAACgtttcgattcgaaacggtacatTTCGAAACGGttgattcgaaacggtacgggtcgaaatggttcgattcgaaacgggactggtcgaaacggttcgcgtcgaaacggttcgattcgaaacggtaccgGTCGAAatggtactggtcgaaacgggattcgaaacggtactggtcgaaacgggattcgaaacggtactggtcgaaacgggattcgaaacggtactggtcgaaaagGTATGGGTAGAaacggttcacgtcgaaacggttcgcgtcgaaacggtacaggtcgaaaTGGTTCaattcgaaacggttcgcgtcgaaacggtacgggtcgaaatggtacgAAACTC
The Helianthus annuus cultivar XRQ/B chromosome 6, HanXRQr2.0-SUNRISE, whole genome shotgun sequence genome window above contains:
- the LOC110903749 gene encoding ADP-ribosylation factor 2 isoform X2 codes for the protein MGLTFTKLFSRLFAKKEMRILMVGLDAAGKTTILYKLKLGEIVTTIPTIGFNVETVEYKNISFTVWDVGGQDKIRPLWRHYFQNTQGLIFVVDSNDRDRVVEARDELHRMLNEDELRDAVLLVFANKQDLPNAMNAAEITDKLGLHSLRQRHWYIQSTCATSGEGLYEGLDWLSNNIANKA
- the LOC110903749 gene encoding ADP-ribosylation factor 2 isoform X1, producing MGLTFTKLFSRLFAKKEMRILMVGLDAAGKTTILYKLKLGEIVTTIPTIGFNVETVEYKNISFTVWDVGGQDKIRPLWRHYFQNTQGLIFVVDSNDRDRVVEARDELHRMLNEDELRDAVLLVFANKQDLPNAMNAAEITDKLGLHSLRQRHWYIQSTCATSGEGLYEGLDWLSNNIANKASNR